From one Deltaproteobacteria bacterium genomic stretch:
- a CDS encoding ATP-binding cassette domain-containing protein: MALISLRNITVGFSGPPVLDDVELTIERGERVSMVGRNGQGKSTLMKVITGTLTQDSGQIAVEDGAKIAYLPQDVPQGIAGTIYEVVAQGLGNTANLLARYQELTDKLADCQSDETLEEFESLQQALDACNGWTLQQQVEDVLGKLQLPGDITFDTLSGGQKRRTLLAQALVGKPDLLILDEPTNHLDISTITWLEKELMHAAGSLLFVTHDRAFLRSLATRIIDLDRGQLKSYQGTWENYLEKKAADLHAEDKAWENEDKVLAKEETWIRQGIKARRTRNEGRVRALKQLRVERKARRERVGNVNLKIQDKKKSGHEVIEAVDLSFEWDNQKVVRDFSLNVTRGDRIGIIGPNGCGKTTLIKLLLGSLEPQKGEVHQGTKLEVCYFDQLRGQLDENKTVQDNLCDGGDTVGVDGERRHVIGYLKDFLFSADRARQPVRVLSGGERNRLLLAKLFTQPANMLVMDEPTNDLDSETLELLEVLLLNFKGTLLLVSHDREFLNNVVTSTIVFDHDGEVRNYVGGYDDWLRQRPVESEKKVVKTENKPQEKPQQEKARKLNFKEKKELEALPVQIENLENEQAQLHEKIADPAFYQQPADEVTAVTQRLSSLEKELEDVYERWSELDAIASA, encoded by the coding sequence ATGGCGCTTATTTCTTTACGTAATATCACAGTCGGTTTCAGCGGTCCTCCAGTGCTAGACGATGTCGAGCTCACCATCGAGCGAGGCGAACGAGTCAGTATGGTGGGGCGTAACGGCCAAGGGAAAAGTACTCTGATGAAAGTCATCACGGGTACCCTCACTCAAGACTCTGGCCAAATTGCAGTAGAAGATGGGGCCAAGATAGCTTACCTGCCCCAAGATGTGCCGCAAGGAATCGCCGGTACCATTTATGAAGTGGTTGCACAGGGCCTCGGTAATACCGCAAACCTCCTCGCGCGCTATCAAGAGCTCACTGATAAACTTGCCGACTGCCAAAGTGATGAGACACTTGAGGAATTTGAATCCCTTCAACAAGCTCTCGATGCATGTAATGGTTGGACGCTTCAACAGCAGGTTGAAGATGTACTGGGTAAACTCCAGCTTCCAGGCGACATCACATTCGATACATTGAGCGGCGGGCAAAAAAGACGCACCCTTCTCGCTCAGGCTCTGGTGGGTAAACCAGATCTACTTATTCTAGATGAGCCAACCAACCATCTCGATATATCCACCATCACCTGGCTAGAAAAAGAATTGATGCATGCCGCTGGATCCCTACTCTTCGTCACTCACGATAGAGCTTTTCTTCGTAGCCTCGCCACTCGGATCATCGATTTGGACCGCGGACAACTCAAAAGCTATCAAGGAACTTGGGAAAACTACCTCGAGAAAAAGGCTGCAGACCTGCACGCTGAAGACAAAGCCTGGGAAAACGAAGACAAAGTCCTCGCGAAGGAAGAAACTTGGATTCGTCAAGGTATCAAAGCAAGGCGCACTCGCAATGAAGGGCGCGTTAGAGCTTTGAAGCAACTGCGCGTAGAGCGTAAAGCCCGGCGAGAACGTGTGGGCAATGTCAATTTAAAAATTCAAGACAAAAAGAAATCAGGTCACGAAGTCATCGAAGCAGTCGACTTGAGCTTTGAATGGGATAACCAAAAAGTCGTTCGAGACTTCTCCCTGAATGTCACCCGAGGTGACCGTATTGGAATCATCGGACCCAACGGCTGCGGTAAAACCACACTTATTAAACTCCTTCTTGGGTCATTAGAACCCCAAAAAGGTGAGGTGCATCAAGGGACAAAACTCGAAGTCTGCTACTTTGATCAGCTACGAGGCCAGCTCGACGAGAACAAAACCGTACAAGACAACTTGTGTGATGGCGGCGATACCGTGGGTGTGGACGGAGAACGACGCCACGTCATTGGCTATTTAAAAGACTTTCTATTCTCCGCAGACCGAGCCCGCCAACCGGTTCGCGTACTCTCTGGTGGTGAACGCAACCGTTTGCTACTCGCCAAACTCTTTACACAACCTGCCAATATGCTGGTCATGGATGAGCCTACCAATGACCTTGATAGCGAAACCTTGGAGCTTCTCGAAGTACTCTTGCTCAACTTCAAAGGCACTCTATTATTAGTCAGTCACGACCGAGAGTTTTTAAACAACGTTGTCACGAGCACCATCGTATTTGACCACGATGGCGAAGTACGAAATTACGTTGGCGGCTATGATGACTGGCTTCGTCAGCGACCCGTCGAATCTGAAAAAAAGGTTGTCAAAACCGAGAACAAACCTCAGGAAAAACCGCAACAAGAAAAAGCCCGTAAGCTTAACTTCAAAGAGAAGAAAGAGCTGGAAGCATTGCCTGTTCAAATTGAAAATCTCGAAAATGAACAAGCACAACTGCACGAGAAAATTGCAGACCCTGCATTTTATCAGCAACCAGCGGACGAGGTCACCGCAGTGACCCAAAGACTCTCATCTCTTGAAAAAGAGCTAGAAGACGTCTACGAGCGGTGGTCTGAACTCGATGCCATTGCCTCAGCTTGA